The following proteins are encoded in a genomic region of Paenibacillus sp. FSL H3-0469:
- a CDS encoding DUF3934 family protein, with amino-acid sequence MVAKSKGGGTGRGTGSKGWTRWNKTAKPVKPARSGPPGSPGAKGTKQAKTSSGSNKTGGAK; translated from the coding sequence ATTGTGGCAAAAAGTAAAGGCGGCGGCACAGGCAGAGGAACAGGCAGCAAGGGCTGGACCCGCTGGAACAAGACGGCAAAACCCGTGAAGCCGGCCCGAAGCGGCCCTCCCGGCAGCCCAGGTGCCAAAGGAACCAAGCAGGCTAAGACCAGCAGCGGCAGCAACAAAACCGGAGGCGCTAAATAA
- a CDS encoding pseudouridine synthase translates to MRINKYISETGVYPRRETGRLIAAGRITINGKVCAPGASVEPGDMVAVDGITVTPDREERVYLVLNKPVGITCTAARHVEGNIVDYINYPSRIFAVGRLDKRSEGLILLTNDGSIVNRMMRSEHSHEKEYRVSVDKPVTEDFLTEMSAGVDILETRTKPCLTRRISEKEFMIILTQGLNLQIRRMCKALGYRVLRLERIRIMHITLSGLPQGQWRRLTEEELAELHARLEG, encoded by the coding sequence ATGAGAATTAACAAATACATCAGTGAGACCGGCGTCTATCCGCGCAGAGAGACGGGCCGGCTGATTGCCGCCGGAAGGATCACGATTAACGGGAAGGTCTGTGCGCCTGGAGCAAGTGTTGAACCTGGAGATATGGTGGCTGTAGACGGAATTACTGTGACTCCAGACCGGGAGGAGCGGGTCTATCTGGTGCTGAACAAGCCGGTAGGCATCACCTGTACAGCCGCCCGGCACGTGGAAGGGAATATTGTAGATTATATCAATTATCCCTCCCGGATCTTTGCCGTCGGCAGACTGGACAAGCGCTCGGAAGGGCTGATTCTGCTGACCAATGACGGGTCGATTGTCAACCGGATGATGCGGTCCGAGCATAGTCATGAGAAGGAGTACCGGGTGAGCGTGGATAAGCCGGTCACAGAAGACTTTTTGACGGAGATGTCGGCAGGTGTAGATATTCTGGAGACCCGCACCAAGCCATGCCTCACCCGGCGGATCTCGGAGAAGGAGTTCATGATTATTCTGACCCAAGGGCTGAATCTGCAGATCCGCCGGATGTGCAAGGCGCTGGGCTATCGTGTGCTCCGGCTGGAGCGGATACGGATTATGCATATCACGCTCAGCGGTCTGCCGCAAGGGCAGTGGAGACGGCTGACGGAGGAAGAGCTCGCGGAGCTTCATGCCAGATTGGAAGGATAG
- the asd gene encoding aspartate-semialdehyde dehydrogenase: protein MSRKLRAGIVGGTGMVGQRFIALLENHPWFQVTAIAASANSAGKSYEESVQGRWKLSTPMPDAVKGIMVQDASKVEEVAADVDLIFCAVDMKKDEIKALEEAYARTGTPVISNNSAHRWTPDVPMVIPEINPEHLEVIAQQRKRLGTETGFIAVKPNCSIQSYMPTLNALHEFKPSKVVVTTYQAISGAGKTFADWPDMVDNVIPYIGGEEEKSEQEPLRIWGKVTSEGIVPSEQPVITTQCIRVPVADGHMAAVFASFEQKPSREEILERWNSFQGRPQQLGLPSAPKQFITYFEEENRPQTRLDRDIENGMGISAGRLREDSLYDYKFVSLSHNTVRGAAGGAVLIAELLKAEGYIQPK, encoded by the coding sequence ATGTCGAGGAAGCTCAGAGCGGGTATTGTTGGCGGTACCGGTATGGTCGGCCAGCGTTTCATTGCACTTTTGGAGAATCATCCATGGTTTCAGGTAACAGCGATTGCGGCGAGCGCGAATTCAGCCGGCAAGTCCTATGAGGAGTCTGTTCAAGGCAGATGGAAGCTGTCCACTCCTATGCCTGACGCAGTTAAAGGCATCATGGTTCAAGACGCCTCCAAGGTGGAGGAAGTGGCTGCGGATGTGGATCTGATCTTCTGCGCCGTAGATATGAAGAAGGATGAGATTAAGGCGCTGGAAGAAGCTTATGCGCGTACCGGAACTCCGGTGATCTCCAACAATTCGGCGCACCGCTGGACACCGGATGTTCCGATGGTGATTCCTGAGATCAATCCGGAGCATCTGGAGGTTATCGCCCAGCAGCGGAAGCGTCTGGGGACAGAGACCGGCTTCATCGCTGTGAAACCGAACTGTTCCATTCAGAGCTATATGCCCACCCTGAATGCACTTCATGAGTTCAAGCCTTCTAAGGTGGTTGTAACCACTTATCAGGCGATTTCAGGTGCGGGTAAGACCTTCGCGGACTGGCCGGATATGGTGGATAACGTGATTCCTTACATCGGCGGAGAAGAAGAGAAGAGCGAGCAGGAGCCGCTGCGGATCTGGGGTAAGGTAACCAGTGAGGGGATCGTCCCAAGCGAGCAGCCGGTAATCACTACCCAGTGTATCCGTGTGCCTGTTGCTGACGGCCATATGGCGGCTGTCTTTGCCTCCTTTGAGCAGAAGCCTTCCCGCGAAGAGATTCTGGAACGCTGGAACAGCTTCCAGGGGCGTCCACAGCAGCTCGGTCTGCCGAGTGCTCCTAAGCAGTTCATCACGTATTTTGAGGAAGAGAACCGTCCGCAGACCCGTCTGGACCGTGACATTGAGAATGGCATGGGCATCTCCGCAGGACGGTTGCGCGAGGATTCACTGTACGATTACAAATTCGTCAGCCTGTCCCACAATACGGTAAGAGGCGCTGCCGGCGGTGCGGTACTGATCGCCGAATTGCTGAAGGCCGAAGGATATATTCAGCCCAAATAA